The genomic region GATCAAAGGTGGAGACGATATTCAGCGCGACCACTCCCTTGATTGGAGCTCTGCATCGCTGATCTTGTTCCAGCCACCAGATGCGAGGAGAGGGCTGACAAAGGGGGCGATCCAGCGTTGATCGAGAAACAGCAGATCGACAATCTGTGGCCCGGCTTCTGCACCATATCTGACCTTGTAGCCGGCATCGCCTGCGCCCCAGTTGATGGTCCGCACACCACGCTCGGCCGCATCGGCAAAATTCATCGTGAGCAAGATGCGGCCGGGGCTCGCATTCTTGAATGCCTCATTGAAATTATTGGCTATTTGATAGCGAATTGCGCCAATCTCGAGGCCGAAAGTGAAGGCGGCCGGAACAGTGCCAACCCGCATGATGCTGCAAAACATATGCGGTGCGATTTGCGGATCTTCGGCGATTTTTTCCCACATCCGGCGTGATACCGGATCAAGAAACTTGGTATCGGCATTATCGCCTTGCTCGGCCAGCCAGCTGTTCGCTTCGATCTCGGCCATCGCGTCACGATCCGCTTTGGTCCAGTCGGCGCCTGTTCTATGGATGGTTTGAACCTCGCCAATCCGGGCCAGGCGGTTGGTGTAATTGCGGCTTTGGCGCGTTGCAGACTTGCTCGGCCATGGGCCTTTCGCCTGCATAGCCGCGATGTCGATATCAAAGCTGTGCGCAATCGATCTCTGAAAGACGGCCCAACCCGTCTTGTCGGCGGCGGAGACGAGAGCCCGAAATGCGGGATCATTGTCTTGCACCGGCCCAAGGCGCCATGCCTTGCCAAGATGGCTACGCGCATCGCTGCCTGACACCATGGCTTCGATCTCTGCTCCGGACGCGTCCAAGACGATCGGGATACTGCGGAACGGCCAATAGGGACCGGCAACTTGCTTGACCGAGATGGGCCCCATTTTTCTCGCAATCAGCGGAAATGCAGCAATCAGGCGGCCATCGCTTTCAAATCCGGTGAACTGAACTTCGCGCTGCGCCGCGCGAAACCAGGATGGCCGCAAAAAGCTGTGGAGGGGATCCGCGCTCATGACGAGCTGCTCAAGCGCAGTGTCGCTCGGCATGGTCCAATGACCGGTATCGATCGTTGGCACAAAGGCGCGTTGCATGAAAATGTCTCGTCTCCCCACAGACTGGTGCATGTTTTCAGGTAGCGAGACAGGCTTAATTTCGCGTTTAAGCCCCCGTTTTGGAGCAATTGGTTTACGAATTGTTATCGAGCGTGCGCTAAACCGAGCCCATGGGGGGGGTAGTTCTATCTATCGATACCGAGCTCACATGGCGGCACCGTGTCGCTGGCCTCGGTTGGGAGGAGAATTACGCCCTCAGCATTGAGCCCGCAGAGGTCGGCCTGAGCTACCAACTCGAAATGCTCAAAAGCCATGGACTCAAGGCCTGTTTCTTCGTCGACCCGATGCCGGCCAAATTGTTCGGGCTCGATCCGGTTAAACGGATGGTCGAGACAATTCTTGAAGGCGATCAGGAAGTGCAGCTTCATCTCCATCCAATGTGGGACAAGGCAAGAGCTGACGGGTCGATTGCGCCGGATACGGTTTTCGAGCTTACGGACCTTGATTTCGAGGCGCAGCGCGCAATGATCGCCGAGGCTCGTGACCTGCTGGTCGCGGCCGGTGCGCCGCAGCCCAGTGCCTTCCGTTCGGGCAGCTACGCTGTAAATGATGATAGCCTTCGCGCGCTCGCCGAAATCGGCATTTCCATCGATTCCAGCCATAATGGCTGTGAAGCGCCTTGGCCGAGTGGATTGGATCTGCCGCCTGACCATATTGCTCCAACCCGCTATCTGGGCGTTACGGAAATACCAGTTTCGCAAATCCGCATCGCCAATGGTGGTGTCCGTCACCTCCAAATCTGTGCCGTTTCGCTCGCGGAGATGACTTGGGCGCTCGACCATGCGGCGCAACAAGGCCATCCGGTCACCACCATTGTCGGGCATAGTTTTGAGCTTGCCACGCGCGGCGGC from Parasphingopyxis sp. CP4 harbors:
- a CDS encoding GNAT family N-acetyltransferase, whose protein sequence is MQRAFVPTIDTGHWTMPSDTALEQLVMSADPLHSFLRPSWFRAAQREVQFTGFESDGRLIAAFPLIARKMGPISVKQVAGPYWPFRSIPIVLDASGAEIEAMVSGSDARSHLGKAWRLGPVQDNDPAFRALVSAADKTGWAVFQRSIAHSFDIDIAAMQAKGPWPSKSATRQSRNYTNRLARIGEVQTIHRTGADWTKADRDAMAEIEANSWLAEQGDNADTKFLDPVSRRMWEKIAEDPQIAPHMFCSIMRVGTVPAAFTFGLEIGAIRYQIANNFNEAFKNASPGRILLTMNFADAAERGVRTINWGAGDAGYKVRYGAEAGPQIVDLLFLDQRWIAPFVSPLLASGGWNKISDAELQSREWSR
- a CDS encoding polysaccharide deacetylase, whose protein sequence is MGGVVLSIDTELTWRHRVAGLGWEENYALSIEPAEVGLSYQLEMLKSHGLKACFFVDPMPAKLFGLDPVKRMVETILEGDQEVQLHLHPMWDKARADGSIAPDTVFELTDLDFEAQRAMIAEARDLLVAAGAPQPSAFRSGSYAVNDDSLRALAEIGISIDSSHNGCEAPWPSGLDLPPDHIAPTRYLGVTEIPVSQIRIANGGVRHLQICAVSLAEMTWALDHAAQQGHPVTTIVGHSFELATRGGGQANAVVKSRFDGLCKLLAERADRQPTMYISQLEHVPCGLNLEPAAASMPLVASRMISQFWANLIERRAA